ctgtgtcATCTCACACTCCATAATGACTCAATTATACAAAAGGTGAAGGAGCAGACAAGCAAATGTACGTTTCTGTCATGTAAAACAAGATATCTGAGGGGGTTTGCATGTCGTAATACATTCGGTTATTGACTAGAGCTACATCCAGAGGAGGCAGGTACAGGTATTTACATGCATTTAAAGAAGCACAGCCCTTCAAGGAGCCCCAAATTAAAAAGGTCAAAGCCCTAATCAAAATATATCCGTTAAATGTATTTTCCCAATTAGAGATATCACAACCAACAACGAGGTAAAGAGGTAAAATATATTCAAATAACTTGCAAAAGTAAATGGGGTCCAATAAAATAAATCTTCAAAGAAAAGTTTTCAGAGTGGCATGCATGATTTAAGGATCTGACAATTGGAAGGCGTGTTGCTCAGCAACAGCAACAAATCAGGGAGCAAAGGTAAAGCCAAAAACCAACATGGCCGACGGATGCCTTTCTCTACTCAGTCCCAGGTCAGATCTTCTAGATCTTCTGGATCTTCTCTCCGACGATGACAGGGTTCTCTTTCCTGATCTTCTCCGCTGCGTCCGCCTTGTAGTCAAAGGTGCATTTGTGAATGTCTGAGTATCTGTGCATGCCACAGAACACATGACCACATCTGCAGTCAAACCCTGCAAAGGAGAGGGAAGACATTAACatgctgagacagagagagagagagagagagagagagagagagggggagagggaggaggggagaggataagCATGtaaaatctcaaaatggtaaTAAAGActaatagagagaaagagaaaaagaggggggggagagagagagagagagagggtaactCTACCTGTGAGGCCCACTTTCTTGCGGCAGGTGAAGCAGCGGTTCTTCTTGGCTTTGGGTTTGTCCGAGGCTTGGTCCTGGTCATCCACAGATCCttcaggggtggaggcaggtgctagcagaggagacagagacacatgtcACCCTCACATCAGGACAGAGCGCACGACAACCCAACGACCGCCCAGCAGATAATGCACTCATACTTGCCTTCGAGTGTGATGTGCATAAAGTAAACATTTGACTGCAAAAAGATGGGTTAAAATACTGACCATTTCCTTATTTTTCCATTTACCATGTTCGTATCTTGATATTTTCCCCCTCCTAAACAAAGTAAACATTTTTTACATGcgtgtctctgtttttgtttacaGAACCCACATAGTACAGCCTACACTGGTAGTCTGCACGCTAACCCCTCACACCGGGAGCGACTGTATGTCGGCAAGTCTCCGACTGTATGTCGGCAAGTCGCCGTCGCCTAACTGCCTCTTGCTTGTCCAGGTGGTGGTGAGGCTTGTGAGTGGGTTATGATTTTCATGGCCCGTCCCTGATCTGGCCTCGGGCTTGGAAGGTGACAGGTCATTCTTTCACTCACCCTTCTCTCCGTTTATAAGCTGTAGGGGACTCTCTAATCTCCTCTTGGCCGCTGGTGAGCTTTCCCCCAGACAGTCCTCCTGAGATGGCCTCTTCCCTGACTGGCTGCTCTGGCTGGCTGCCCCTGGCCTTGAGATACCTGCACTACCGCTAGCTacggctgaggctggggctgaggctagggctgggCTACTCAGGCCTAGGAGTAGACAGAAACATAGAGAACCACTGACGCTGTGATCCTGTCAGATTCGACCAAGGAGTTAGTGAACTTTGGGCCTTTTACTATTGTCAAAGTAAATAGGGATGAGGCCACTGCATGAGAACaccactctctgtgtgtgtgtgtgtgtgtgtgtgtgtgtgtgtgtgtgtgtgtgtgttatggtcaGCTATGGGGGTTCCCATGGTGGTAATGTGGCTGTGTGGTTTACAGTTCAGTGTGACCTCCAGAGAAGACCAGAGCTATGGCCCAGCCTCACAGCTGCAACCCCCTGGGCAGCACTACACACCTTGTAGCTCCTCTGTCTTCAGGCCTGCTTTAGCTGCTGGGCTCGCCTCTGAGGAAACTGTCGATGCTGTTGTCAACAGAGCTGGGCTGGAAACAAGAATGAGGAACCAGACAGATGATAATCACACTTTGGAGTTGTTTCAATATGTTGAGTAAAAGCCTAGTATCTCTGACCCACACTTATCCTGTACAGCTGTTCTAGAGCTTAACAGTATGAACGGTTTAGGAGATAGCAAAGATGCTGGTTTATTCtatgacagaaacacactgttTTCAACTGCGATCTTCGCAGAGCGATTCTAAGGGTTCAGAAACATGACATCACTCTTCTCTACAAGACACATGGGGAATAGGTTAGCAATGAAGAAATTGTCCTTTCTCAGATCTCGCAATTCAACTATTTCAGTAAACACACCCGTTTGGTAATAAAGGAAATGTATCACCAGTGGGTGAATCAGCCTCTGCTGTAGTCATGGCGTTTTAGGAAACCCTAACTGGGAGTGATCCTGACTATAGATactataagggagtcaggtggctgagcggttagggagtcgggctagtaatccgaaggttgccagttcgattcccgatcatgccaactgacgttgtgtccttgggcaaggcacttcaccctacttgcctcgggggaatgtccctgtacttactgtaagttgctctggataagagcgtctgctaaatgactaaatgtaaatgtactataaTACACGTTTGACTACCATACCTGGTGTGTCCTGAGGCTGAGTCTGTGTGCGGTGAGGCTGATGGTACATCTACAGTACTGCTCTCAGAGCACTGTGCTAGGAGGGACTCCCCCCGGCTGCTGCATGCAGACCCTGGAAAGATAAGAAAAACTGCTCTGTGATCACAGCTGTCAGTCTCCCCCCTGGTCTCCCGCTGGTCTCCCGCTGGTCTCTCTCAGATCCAGTACCACACAAGGCCTAGTACGGCTAGGAATAACATCCTTCTAAGCCCCCTTAGTGAAGCCGACAGCCTATCAGGTCTCACCTGGAGGAGACACCCTTCCGTTGCTGTTCTGTCTCTGCAGGAAGTCTTTGTAGCACACGGAACACATGCCGCTGTTCCGCGGGTTGCCGTAGAAACCACAGCCAGTGGTGCAGAGCAGAGGTCCCTGACTTTGGTTGGTCTCTTGGGCCATATCCCTCCTGTCGAAGTCAATCAATGCTGATGTCAAAACATCTGTTTACAACATACTGGTTAGGGCTGAGTGGGGGAGTTTGAAAATACGTTTTTGGTAAATGTCCAGATATGATGCTGTTTTCTTCTGTATTCAGCTGTTTGTGGCAGAGGGTAAACCACTGACCTAATCTGAAAACTACAAGTAGACACGTTCTGGTGTCTTATTGTTACATCATAACGGAACACAATGCTATGAAGATCTGGAACGATGACAGGAATTCTAGAATGAACAACATGTCTTCTTGTAGCCACATCACTTCCATCAAACAGCCTACAGCTCTCTGACAAGTGTCATTCTGAACACAGACTTACTAGTTGCTAGGCAGGCCACATAAACAAAACAGCTCAAATGGGCAGAAGAGGACTGAGCCGGCCATTAATGTGACACCCGCTTCCTATGATAGTCATACTGATCTGTGTGATGATGTAACAGTGCATTTGCTTGGGAAGGAGCCATCTGGGATGGACAAACAGCCCCGCTCTCCCTGACACAGAAGGGGAGGAGCTATATTAGTCAGATCTATGGACCTCCGACAGAACAGCACCGATATCATCAAGCAGATTTATGGCCAATTTGTTGCAATAGTctacaggagaaagagagagaatgagagcaagaaagaaaaaatgtgtgtgagagagagagaggctaaagagagaaaaaaagcaagTAATCCATTGTTAATCTGAAGGCGGTCATTAATCTGGATAGAAGGTTGGATACCATACAGATCAAGATATAGAACCACTTTCATCATTCATACATCACTGGAAGCTAAGAGGCCTTCATCACAAATGCCAAGTTAAACTTGGCCATAAAGACTTGTCAAAATGCGGTCCATTATTTACattctgtgtctgtgcacaCGCTCATGTGGGACGATTAATTACAAAACGATTATCAATCATGATCTCCTGCAGATTAGGCTTTGCCAAAAGCTCCCATTTAAACATAGCAACAAATCTCTCAACCCAAATCAAATGTCCTCTGTTACACATTAATCAAATCTACAAGGATGAGCAACTCAACGATAGCCACGGCAACGGCCTAAAGACCAAAACAACCTTCCTGGTCTTCACATTTGAAAAGTGGGCTTAATAAAAACAGGAGGATTTCTTTTGCCTCGACTATAATGGAAGATTGATACCAGAGGAAAAACCAACACAAGTTACCTAGAGCCGGATCTAAAGTCGAGGGTTTTAAGACTGAATGATTTGTTTTACAGACGTTATTGCTGTTCCATGTCGCGATGACAACTCTTGATAGAGAACCTGTCAGCACCCAAACATACACTGACCTCATGTCTAGCCTGCATGACTGTAAGGGGCTATAATACTCATACAAACTACATAACAAAGCATGTGTACCATAACTATGAACCCCAGTTAAGCAGTTGGGTGTAACAGTCAGCACAGGCAGTTTTTAATGTTAAAGTTGTTATATTTAAGTTTTTGGCCATTGACTCCACAGTGCTGTATCACCAATTTGTCAAACATTTGTCCAAACAAAAGCAAATGGAAAGTAGTGTTAAAACTGTGGTTTTGAACATACTTGCATCAATTGCAGTGACAACTTTTCACAGCTAGCAGAATATTTATGCGTGAAGTTTAGGATACTTCTGTGATGGACCAAAGCCTATCTGTTCCCGATGATGATTTTATTAAACTATCTGGCATGGACCAGTGAACACTTCAAGTCCAGGAACAAACATGCTGGGCATTGTAGTGGGTAGGCGGCCTGGGACTGTGACTGCGTGCATGCAAGCCAAAAGATTACAGGTAGTTTTCTATTATCACACTATGAATTCCATTAATTACTGTATCAGTATAGGTGGCATTGCCATGAATGAACCTGCTTTGCAATTTTGACAATTCTGTTTGTTaaaactgtaagtcgctctggataagagcgtctgctaaatgactaaatgactaaatgtaaaacaaaggCTACAAGTAAGCATATCGTCAGCTTGCCAGCAACGCATAACCTTTACCCTCCTACATTGGTACATTTTAATCTCTAAATCGATTATCATCAATGATTTGAGTTGGAAAACTGTGCCACGCACTGGTTCTTCAAAGCAAATCCGCAGACAGCCTTTCATTTCCTGTCTCAACAGCTTCCTTTTGTTCGGATAAATGAAACATTGTTATCAGACAACCCAGTGAGCAGAAACGAAAACGTCAACATTCAGAAGACAACCGATCCAAAAAAAATTCCGTTCATTAGAATGTTACTTTGAATTTACCTCATGAATCGTCCCAATCCCCGACTGCTCTTTCTTCGTTTTTACTCTACACATCCGACATTGTGAGATACAATGTGGCTAATGTAATAACACATATTTCCTTGTGATTGGCTGTTCGAGACCGAACCACGCCTACATCAGCGTTATCATTGAACAGATGACACGTCAATCAACCACGGTCTTTGAAACAGCTGGTtgttgggggaagggggaagcCCTTTACTGTCAGAAAAACAAGTCATCAAAACACGGGACACCTACCCTAGCTAGCTTCATTCGAAAGCTAGCAAACGGTTAACTTGTTTAGTGTTTATACTTCATGTGGATTGCCACACTAAAAGTTATATTACTTTGGGTAGACCCTGTACCTGTATGTATTAACTTCAAACACGTAGCACTAGCTAACAGCTCATTTCATAACATCACTGAAGTTATAATATGCCAATTACTGACTTTGCTAGCTTGTAAATGCTGTACTTACGTCAGCTAAACCACACCAGTTAACTAAAGTTTGTTGAAGACAAAGTAGCTAGCATGTACGAACTCAAATTAGTCTTACCCTCGGTGCGATACAGATATTGCCAATATTAGTTAGCTGTCAGATCCTCTGTAAAACGCAGTGGTAGGTTAGCGACGTTCTCTGGTTTTGATGGATAAGAAAAGTTGAACTTTTCTTGTTCGATGACAGGAAAAAGTCAACTCAACAAACGACAGTTAGCTACTATACTACAGTAGCTAGTACATTTAAACAGCAAACTGGCTGGTTACAAACATTTATAATAGTCTCCCCTTCTTTCTGCAACTGTGTAGGGTGTATTTATGGTCCTGCCCTACCCCACAACACAACTATAATATAAACAACAGCGGCTGTGTGCAAAAGATATAGCTAATCTTGTTGCAGGACAACCTTGCTAGCGAGTTTGATACTTTGCGTCTCCAACCCCCACACTGGTTACATTGACCGTGACGTCACAGTCAAAATGCCATGTGGAGTCAAATGTGTCACAGTTGATTTCACGAGAATGACAAGCTTCCCTTCAGTTTAAACAGCTCATCTGCACTGATCTCCAGAGTCGGTGATGATTAACGGCTAAATTGATTTACCGTCCTCCAACTCGACTGTTGAACTTGCTGTTAACTTAACAACCAGCCTAACTCGTAGCCAGGACATCATCGCGTTGCAATTTTCACATTTCTCAAAATATTTGACACGGATTTATAGGCCTACACTTTCTCAACTACCTCTATAATATTGAATTATCACAGAAATTGAAACCAACACATACAGGATTATTAATAACAAAACCCAGTGGAAAAATACAAAGattattatttttcatttgAGTCACTTATGTGGGTTTGATGCTTGAATTGAAAAAAACGTAACTACACGATGCAAGTCCGTGCCTAATTATGCAATCCTTTCTTCGTGAGTTAAGTAAAGTCAGGATATTACAATACTGTACTAGTGTAACGGTGTAAATAAATTCAGGTCAGAGCCATGGAGAGAGTTTGCACGTTGCTCTGGTTCAGGTTAAATTTCTGCATGAATGGGTACAACAGCGCCATCTCCTGGTTTTGTGGTGATATGTCTGAGAGAAACGATGGACTGGGTGATTTAAAGCAGAGATGGAATGGTGATGGTGAGTTGCACAAGTAACTTGGTTTCGAATGTATAGAGAGATTATACTGTTGTCAGGTTGAAATATTTTCGAAcgttgtttttttatatatgtatttcttagaaagtttagaaaaaaatctttctaaaggtttaaaaacatttttgaaaaaaagttgtgAAAATCTTTTTTCACATCTGGTCCTGATAGCGGTCGTCAGAATGTTGGATCTTCAAaactttttctttgaaactttttttctaCATCTGGACCTGATAGCTGTCGTCAGAATATTTGACCTCCCTTTCAGTTGGGATAACTGGAAGTGGTAGTGCTTGAGATGTGGAAAGTGTAGTATTCGAACCCAGGTGTCGGCCAAGAGTAACATTTTGCCGGGTCTGTCTTGGCACAATATGTCACATATTTTGATCGCTGTCGtcttgttgaaaaaatattttcgaaacttaaatttttttttttttttaaagaaagtaTAGAAAAACAGTTTCAAAAGGTTTAAAAACTTAAAACTTAATAGTAATAAAATACATCGGATTACCTAACCTTAAATGAGAACTCACATGGGAAATGGGAAAGATCAGGATATAAAAGGAAATTGTATTGGATATTCTACGCAGACCGGACCAAACAAATGGCTAAATCTAgcctattctttttttttttataaaaaaaaaaattatattcttATCCGACACCAAGTTACATAATATGACGAATCGACATCCACATTATGTCGTTAACAACCCGTTAACCCCAAAACAATGAAGTAGCCTAACCATAGGAATAACAACATTTCACCATATTGCCGGAAGATGGCGGTGTCACTCTTCATGCAGGAATTGTACCCGCATTTATCCCTACTTCAGTTAAGTATTCacgaaaaaatatgaaataattCGGCGCTTATTTGGAAGTATTGTAGCTTCGATTTATAAAATGTAAGCTGAAGGCCTGACAGCCTTCTGCTACCGGTCCTGCCACATCAATGAACCCCAGCAATATTTAATTTAAGATTTGGAACTCACCAAAACAAGATATCATTGTATGTTTTTCCCTGGATGCCGCTTAGTGGTTTTGCAGGGttctcaagttttatcaaaagtttaGAGTGCGATTCTGAATTTTGTTTGGATTGGTTTCTATTCCTAACCTTTTGTTCCGATCGTAGTCCGGCCAGGTCAACACATGGGTGCTTGTAAAGGGaagcatttgatttgatagTCAGAATTTGATGTCAAACTAGGATATTTTTTAAACGGGTCAGGAAAGGGAGAGGTCGTTTTCGCTAGAGGTCAGGCAGTTTCATAAATGGCGTAGGAAATTGTCCTCACGAAAGGTGGAGTTTAGTATAGGCTACGTCGTGACTGTTGATTTAATTATTAAAAGTCCCACATCCACTTGCTGTTGTCAGTCTTCCTCAAATGACAGCGGTctccccttcctttcctccagccGCATACAAATTTAGTGCGTCCTCATTAAAATCATAATAATTACTGGGTAacaagtaggctacatccatAGTCTAGTTATGCAATGCCTCAGTGCTACCAAAGTACGAACGGCTTTCGGAGAAAGCGGATAAAAAGTAATGGGGAAGACAAAGGCGTAGATTTGACAGTAAGGGGTCATTGTGACGTGTAACCTAGTGACCTATAGCTGTCCTCGGCCTAGGGCCTCCATGCTAATCAGTCAGGTTACTGGCGTAGCCATTACTGTTTAACACTGTCAAGCTATTGGACCTGAAAACATGTTGGGATTTTAATCTTAGGCCTATGTGCTTGTAATTGGAGATAATCTTAAATAGGAACGATCGTGCTGACTTTTACTTTGATAAGGTCCCTGTTCTCATTTGGTTGCAGTATTACCAAAGCCATTACAAAAGAGAAAATGGTTTACCTTTGTCCTGAATGCCCGAGTTCACATTCCTGTACTTAGTTCCGGGGTATATCATACAGGTGACATGTACTGTTCGGCATGCTAATTCAAATGTCTGTTCAGCGAGCACCAGGGGAATTTTAAAGGCGCAGGCGTCTCTCAAACCTTTTAGGTCAAAATTACATATCAGTGTGGAATCTGTGATGACTTCATAACATGCACTTAAAAGATGCTCTCCAGAACCTAAAGCACACTGCGTATCCAGCGACATgcaataatgtatttatttatttctgctCAGCAACCTTGAGCTGCATTCACTGCGTGCTCGTCGAGAAATGAGAACGTTTagaaacacatgcaaatccagCACCGTGCTATATAACAAAACCCATTTTCCTTGGAGATATGAAAACAGATGTAAGAGCTCATGacaatattttattgtattcagAATTCCACCCTTAGGACTACAAATCCTTGCAATTAGTGGTGGGAGAAGGATGTAAGAC
The window above is part of the Osmerus mordax isolate fOsmMor3 chromosome 13, fOsmMor3.pri, whole genome shotgun sequence genome. Proteins encoded here:
- the zfand6 gene encoding AN1-type zinc finger protein 6 isoform X1, which gives rise to MRRDMAQETNQSQGPLLCTTGCGFYGNPRNSGMCSVCYKDFLQRQNSNGRVSPPGSACSSRGESLLAQCSESSTVDVPSASPHTDSASGHTSPALLTTASTVSSEASPAAKAGLKTEELQAPASTPEGSVDDQDQASDKPKAKKNRCFTCRKKVGLTGFDCRCGHVFCGMHRYSDIHKCTFDYKADAAEKIRKENPVIVGEKIQKI
- the zfand6 gene encoding AN1-type zinc finger protein 6 isoform X2 — encoded protein: MAQETNQSQGPLLCTTGCGFYGNPRNSGMCSVCYKDFLQRQNSNGRVSPPGSACSSRGESLLAQCSESSTVDVPSASPHTDSASGHTSPALLTTASTVSSEASPAAKAGLKTEELQAPASTPEGSVDDQDQASDKPKAKKNRCFTCRKKVGLTGFDCRCGHVFCGMHRYSDIHKCTFDYKADAAEKIRKENPVIVGEKIQKI